The Syntrophorhabdaceae bacterium genome includes a region encoding these proteins:
- a CDS encoding FAD-dependent oxidoreductase — translation MAEVLFSSWQGEIIDNRGKGKDAYEPLKKAKLPGEFDRGPVKAFMGWDGIILCDENVDMVDMSLKYAESVQRESCGRCIPCRIGSKVIWGILNAMALGNGKAGDIGKIREIAATIRDGSKCQIGQTGFIPVLQALEFFGPQFESAIKEGRKATSGDYRISVTAPCMSVCPTQLDIPKYVEDITEGRFSDSLATIRQNTCLAGTLGRVCVRPCESNCRRANIDDPISIKSLKRFVADYEIEKNVEQPVREVPRGGKKVAVIGAGPAGLSCAYYLAQMGHQVTVFEKLGEPGGMAAVGIPDYRLPRSVLTGEGKFVESLGVEIRYNMTIGKDVTIPQLQKEYDAIFIGVGAHGSSPMGVEGEDSGYQGFIAGVKYLLDINLGKDPYPEGKKVVVVGGGNVAMDCVRSSFRVGKPDVHLVYRRTKAEMPADPVEIHEAEEEGVDFHYLCNPKRIIAENGKVKGVECIRMELGEPDQSGRRRPVPVPDSEFIIETDILIPAIGQMIDWSFLEKKEEFTITRWNTFQVNQETFETSVKGIFSAGDCETGPDVLVRACGNGKRAAWKIDEYLKGEEPKARMGEKFVRFFGDIKVYDKKENVGFLGDKKRTNLKPMEPEKRKWVFDEVEEGYKVNEAIGEASRCLRCYRIGMIAVG, via the coding sequence ATGGCAGAAGTATTATTCAGTTCATGGCAAGGCGAGATCATCGACAACAGGGGCAAAGGGAAAGACGCCTATGAACCCCTGAAGAAGGCGAAACTCCCCGGGGAATTCGACAGGGGTCCCGTGAAAGCATTCATGGGCTGGGACGGCATCATTCTGTGCGATGAGAATGTGGACATGGTAGACATGTCCCTTAAATACGCCGAATCGGTTCAGAGGGAGTCGTGCGGCAGGTGCATTCCGTGCAGGATCGGGAGCAAGGTCATCTGGGGGATCCTGAATGCTATGGCCCTGGGGAATGGCAAAGCGGGCGACATCGGAAAGATAAGGGAAATTGCCGCTACCATTCGGGACGGCTCCAAATGCCAGATAGGGCAGACCGGTTTTATTCCCGTGCTCCAGGCCCTCGAGTTCTTCGGACCCCAGTTCGAAAGCGCGATCAAGGAAGGGCGAAAAGCCACGTCGGGCGATTACAGAATTTCCGTCACCGCTCCGTGTATGAGCGTGTGCCCGACCCAACTCGATATACCCAAATATGTTGAAGATATCACCGAAGGGAGATTCTCCGATTCCCTCGCCACCATACGGCAGAATACATGCCTCGCCGGTACGTTGGGCAGGGTCTGCGTCAGACCTTGCGAATCGAATTGCAGGCGGGCAAATATCGATGATCCTATATCGATCAAGAGCCTCAAGCGGTTTGTCGCCGACTATGAGATAGAGAAGAATGTAGAGCAGCCCGTTCGGGAAGTACCCCGGGGCGGCAAAAAGGTGGCCGTGATCGGCGCGGGGCCTGCCGGACTCTCATGCGCCTACTACCTCGCTCAGATGGGGCACCAGGTAACGGTATTCGAGAAACTGGGAGAACCCGGCGGTATGGCGGCGGTAGGTATCCCCGATTATCGTCTGCCCCGCTCCGTGCTGACCGGTGAGGGCAAGTTCGTAGAGTCCTTAGGCGTGGAGATCCGCTACAATATGACTATCGGCAAAGATGTGACCATTCCGCAGCTTCAGAAGGAGTACGACGCCATCTTCATCGGTGTGGGCGCCCACGGCAGCTCGCCTATGGGTGTGGAAGGCGAAGATAGCGGATATCAGGGTTTTATTGCCGGCGTGAAATACCTCCTCGATATAAACCTTGGAAAGGATCCCTATCCCGAAGGAAAGAAAGTCGTGGTCGTAGGCGGCGGCAACGTGGCCATGGACTGCGTGAGATCTTCTTTCAGAGTCGGCAAACCCGATGTGCACCTCGTCTATCGGAGGACCAAGGCGGAAATGCCCGCCGATCCGGTAGAGATTCATGAGGCGGAAGAGGAAGGCGTAGACTTTCACTACCTCTGCAATCCCAAAAGGATTATCGCGGAGAACGGAAAGGTGAAAGGCGTGGAATGCATCCGGATGGAGCTCGGCGAGCCTGACCAGAGCGGACGCAGGAGACCGGTGCCGGTGCCTGACTCCGAGTTTATAATCGAGACCGATATTCTCATACCCGCCATCGGCCAGATGATTGACTGGTCTTTCCTCGAGAAGAAGGAAGAGTTCACCATTACCCGGTGGAATACATTTCAGGTGAATCAGGAGACCTTCGAGACCTCGGTAAAAGGCATATTCTCCGCGGGCGACTGCGAGACCGGACCTGACGTGTTGGTGAGGGCATGCGGGAACGGGAAAAGGGCCGCATGGAAAATCGATGAATATCTGAAGGGTGAGGAGCCGAAGGCACGGATGGGCGAAAAATTCGTCCGCTTTTTCGGCGACATCAAAGTCTATGATAAAAAAGAAAATGTGGGATTCCTGGGCGATAAAAAGCGCACGAACCTGAAGCCCATGGAACCGGAAAAAAGAAAATGGGTGTTTGATGAAGTGGAAGAGGGCTATAAAGTGAATGAAGCAATCGGAGAGGCGTCACGGTGCCTTCGCTGTTACAGAATAGGCATGATTGCGGTAGGGTAA
- the nuoL gene encoding NADH-quinone oxidoreductase subunit L — protein MAEYIWLIPVFPAIGFLINGLFGRSFAKGLTAWVACLSVFCSFVVSALIFAQFLNLPAEARVFEMTAFDWIVSGDFSTKIGFRIDALSIIMCLVVTGVGSLIHIYSAGYMHEDPGFRRYFTYLNLFVFMMLILVTADNLLLMFVGWEGVGLCSYLLIGFWYEKDSAANAGKKAFIVNRIGDFGFLLGMFLLVSTLAAKGVWTLNYAELQANAHLIGPCLAIPITLLFFVGATGKSAQIPLYVWLPDAMEGPTPVSSLIHAATMVTAGVYMIARLNFFFVMAPTTMMVVTVIGLFTAFFAATMGCAQYDIKRVLAYSTVSQLGFMFVAVGVGAYAAGIFHLMTHAFFKGLLFLGAGSVMHAMSGELDMRKMGGLWKKIPITYGTFLVACLAIAGVPGLSGFFSKDEILWKAFSLDNGKFWYMAFGMLTAGITAFYMFRMFFNTFHGECRASEEVKHHIHESPKVMTIPLMILAVLSIVGGYVGVPHLLGGSNRIEQWLEPIFGAGHQPAAHVASWSFFNNAYASSGATAHGDEAATEMTLMAIAVLIGLLGIFVAWFFYIKNPEIPKRFVKRYNNFFTLVHNKYYVDEIYGFIFVKGLFGLGKLCKSFFDEKIIDGAINGVASLMGGVGSLIRRVQNGLVQGYAFAMIIGAIFVIYFIVRMIP, from the coding sequence ATGGCTGAGTATATCTGGCTTATCCCCGTGTTTCCCGCAATAGGCTTTCTTATCAACGGCCTTTTCGGGAGGAGTTTTGCGAAAGGCCTTACCGCCTGGGTCGCGTGCCTGTCCGTCTTCTGCTCATTCGTGGTGTCGGCTTTGATCTTCGCACAGTTCCTCAACCTTCCCGCCGAAGCGAGGGTTTTCGAGATGACCGCCTTCGACTGGATCGTCTCAGGGGACTTTTCGACCAAGATAGGCTTCAGGATCGATGCCCTCTCCATCATCATGTGTCTCGTGGTGACGGGCGTGGGATCCCTCATTCACATATATTCCGCAGGTTACATGCACGAGGACCCGGGGTTCAGGCGCTACTTCACCTACCTCAATCTCTTCGTGTTCATGATGCTCATTCTGGTGACGGCGGATAACCTCCTTCTCATGTTCGTGGGATGGGAAGGCGTGGGCCTCTGCTCATATCTTCTTATAGGGTTCTGGTACGAGAAAGATTCGGCCGCCAATGCAGGGAAGAAGGCTTTTATCGTAAACAGGATCGGCGATTTCGGGTTCCTCCTTGGCATGTTCCTTCTTGTTTCCACCCTTGCCGCCAAGGGGGTATGGACCCTTAACTATGCCGAGCTTCAGGCGAATGCGCACCTGATCGGTCCGTGCCTCGCCATTCCCATCACCCTACTTTTCTTTGTGGGCGCCACGGGCAAATCGGCCCAGATACCGCTCTACGTGTGGCTGCCGGACGCGATGGAAGGCCCCACTCCGGTAAGCTCGCTGATCCATGCGGCTACCATGGTTACGGCGGGAGTCTATATGATCGCGAGGCTCAATTTCTTCTTTGTCATGGCTCCTACGACTATGATGGTCGTCACCGTCATCGGTCTGTTTACGGCCTTTTTCGCGGCTACCATGGGATGTGCCCAGTACGACATAAAGCGCGTGCTCGCCTATTCGACGGTGAGCCAGCTCGGGTTCATGTTTGTGGCAGTGGGTGTAGGCGCGTATGCTGCGGGCATATTTCATCTTATGACCCATGCCTTCTTTAAAGGTCTTCTCTTTCTCGGAGCAGGCAGCGTCATGCATGCCATGAGCGGCGAGCTCGACATGAGGAAGATGGGCGGTTTATGGAAGAAAATACCTATAACCTACGGGACTTTTCTCGTGGCATGTCTCGCCATCGCGGGCGTCCCCGGTCTTTCCGGGTTCTTCAGCAAGGATGAGATTCTCTGGAAAGCCTTCAGCCTGGATAATGGTAAATTTTGGTATATGGCATTCGGTATGCTCACCGCCGGCATCACCGCATTTTACATGTTCCGCATGTTCTTCAATACTTTCCATGGCGAGTGCAGGGCCTCCGAGGAAGTAAAGCATCATATCCACGAATCTCCCAAGGTCATGACCATTCCGCTCATGATCCTGGCGGTCCTTTCGATTGTGGGCGGCTATGTGGGTGTTCCCCATCTATTGGGGGGCTCCAACAGGATCGAGCAATGGCTGGAGCCTATATTCGGCGCGGGCCATCAGCCTGCCGCGCACGTTGCCTCCTGGTCCTTTTTCAATAACGCCTATGCATCGTCCGGGGCAACGGCCCATGGAGACGAAGCGGCGACGGAGATGACCCTCATGGCCATAGCGGTCCTCATAGGTCTTCTCGGTATATTTGTAGCCTGGTTCTTCTATATCAAGAATCCGGAAATTCCGAAGCGCTTCGTGAAGAGGTACAATAACTTCTTTACCCTGGTGCACAACAAATATTACGTCGATGAAATCTATGGATTTATTTTCGTAAAGGGGCTTTTCGGGCTCGGCAAACTCTGCAAGAGCTTTTTTGACGAGAAAATTATCGACGGAGCCATTAACGGAGTGGCATCCCTTATGGGTGGAGTAGGAAGCCTCATCAGGCGCGTTCAGAACGGCCTGGTACAGGGTTATGCCTTTGCCATGATAATCGGGGCGATTTTTGTGATCTATTTCATAGTGAGAATGATTCCATGA
- a CDS encoding molybdopterin-dependent oxidoreductase, translating to MITVTIDGKEIQAEEGRTILEIARQNDIPIPTLCYHEHLLPIGSCRLCIVEIEGYDKPMASCDTVARDGISVVTRSDKLFAMRQEYLKFLLIHHPLECPICDAAGECRLQDLAFEHKLEQVDLSAEKEAKKAEPYSTSLIRYAESRCVLCLRCVHACREISGRTVLEIAQKGIQARMAPVNGLDCISCGECLAVCPVGALVERVSPLKSRKWQTRRVSTTCAHCGYGCGLTLDVYGDRVITKVLTDVDQMPNKGSLCIMGRFGYDFANNPALLKEAVIKEEGVAKTVSLQESVEAVAAGLSRLLKQGKPAGFIVSPRATNEEISMISQIAGCFPMSTIGTSGNYHTGKVRDVMDRMGIPPVYNYEDLAGCDLVIAAGADLLGNNHLLGNRVREAVKKNGSRVAVIDPSPTALTRIADSWLNITPGSDALLFQLIAKRLLTEKRYSPQGEKIEGFKELSAVVEKIDEAAALLECGTDKKAFERFMTLLTGAGRIAFIVGSGLSAREASLTSLFNVSLLLGLEDRCLVMATSLQSNAVGAAAILPNAVEAHRVVTNPGIGGLFIYEDDPFSYMNAAETEEALKQKAFIAVCDALPSKVADYAHAVIPTGTFAEKEGTCVAEDGFVRKVRRARSGSSQGYEFLRALVRKLCGGLNQSEKETTESLYKSGVLVKDGSGRERIAAGSSEKRFITDVGTSEVRGQRVCTLVLRNVFLSHHLADKNTYSKTVYVNNPPVAGDMLFISAEDGNALGIAEGDMVCLETDLATVTERASIRKGLKQGVAEYRMLTKRQEILKLARGYGKHIAVTMKKG from the coding sequence ATGATAACGGTTACAATAGACGGCAAGGAGATCCAGGCAGAAGAAGGCAGGACGATACTTGAGATCGCGAGGCAGAACGATATCCCTATACCTACCCTTTGCTATCACGAACATCTCCTTCCCATAGGTTCCTGCAGGCTGTGCATTGTTGAGATCGAGGGTTACGACAAGCCCATGGCGTCCTGTGATACCGTGGCCCGGGACGGGATCTCGGTAGTCACGAGATCGGACAAGCTTTTTGCCATGAGGCAGGAGTACTTGAAGTTCCTTCTCATTCACCATCCCCTCGAATGTCCTATCTGTGATGCGGCAGGAGAATGCCGGCTCCAGGACCTCGCATTCGAGCACAAGCTGGAACAGGTCGATCTTTCGGCGGAAAAAGAGGCGAAGAAGGCCGAACCTTATTCCACCTCCCTTATAAGATACGCGGAAAGCCGTTGTGTCCTCTGTCTGCGCTGTGTCCATGCATGTCGTGAGATTTCGGGAAGAACTGTCCTTGAAATAGCGCAGAAGGGAATACAGGCACGGATGGCGCCGGTGAACGGCCTTGACTGCATCTCCTGCGGCGAATGCCTGGCGGTCTGCCCGGTGGGCGCCCTCGTCGAACGGGTAAGTCCGCTGAAGAGCAGGAAATGGCAGACCAGACGGGTTTCGACCACCTGTGCTCACTGCGGATATGGGTGTGGCCTCACTCTCGATGTCTATGGGGATCGAGTTATCACGAAAGTCCTCACGGACGTGGACCAAATGCCGAACAAGGGAAGCCTCTGTATCATGGGCAGGTTCGGCTATGATTTTGCCAACAATCCCGCCCTTCTTAAAGAAGCGGTCATCAAGGAAGAAGGCGTGGCAAAGACTGTGAGTCTCCAGGAATCGGTTGAAGCGGTGGCGGCAGGCCTATCCAGGCTCCTGAAACAGGGCAAGCCCGCGGGCTTTATCGTCTCTCCCAGGGCCACGAACGAAGAGATCTCCATGATCTCCCAGATCGCAGGCTGTTTTCCCATGAGCACCATAGGGACATCGGGCAATTACCATACAGGAAAGGTCCGGGACGTGATGGACCGGATGGGCATCCCGCCCGTCTATAATTACGAGGACCTCGCAGGGTGCGATCTTGTGATTGCCGCAGGCGCCGACCTCCTCGGAAATAACCATCTCCTTGGAAACAGGGTAAGGGAGGCGGTAAAGAAAAATGGCTCCAGGGTCGCGGTGATAGACCCGTCTCCGACGGCACTTACCAGAATCGCTGATTCATGGCTCAATATTACGCCCGGATCGGATGCGCTCCTGTTCCAATTGATCGCAAAGCGCCTGTTGACGGAGAAGAGATATTCTCCCCAGGGGGAAAAGATAGAGGGCTTCAAGGAACTGTCTGCGGTGGTCGAAAAAATCGACGAAGCTGCGGCCCTGCTTGAATGCGGAACGGATAAAAAGGCATTCGAGAGATTTATGACGCTTCTTACGGGTGCCGGCAGGATCGCCTTCATCGTGGGCTCCGGTCTGAGTGCGCGTGAGGCGAGTCTTACTTCTCTTTTCAACGTAAGTCTCCTTTTGGGTTTAGAGGACAGGTGCCTTGTAATGGCGACTTCCCTGCAATCGAATGCGGTCGGGGCGGCAGCGATTCTCCCCAATGCAGTGGAGGCCCACCGCGTGGTCACTAACCCGGGGATCGGGGGGCTCTTCATTTACGAAGACGACCCCTTCTCTTATATGAATGCGGCCGAGACGGAAGAGGCCCTGAAGCAGAAGGCGTTCATTGCCGTCTGCGATGCGCTCCCTTCAAAGGTTGCGGATTATGCCCATGCCGTCATACCCACCGGCACATTTGCGGAAAAAGAGGGGACCTGCGTTGCGGAGGACGGCTTTGTCAGGAAAGTCCGGCGTGCGCGCTCCGGATCCTCGCAGGGTTATGAATTTCTAAGGGCCCTCGTGAGAAAGCTCTGCGGCGGTCTCAATCAGAGCGAAAAGGAGACAACGGAAAGCCTTTACAAAAGCGGAGTTCTTGTAAAAGACGGGTCAGGCCGCGAAAGAATTGCGGCAGGTTCGTCGGAGAAGCGGTTTATTACGGACGTCGGAACGTCGGAAGTCCGAGGGCAAAGGGTCTGCACCCTGGTCTTGAGGAACGTGTTCCTGAGCCACCATCTTGCCGATAAAAATACCTATTCTAAAACGGTCTATGTAAATAATCCGCCCGTGGCAGGAGATATGCTCTTTATCTCCGCCGAGGACGGGAATGCCCTCGGGATCGCGGAGGGGGACATGGTCTGCCTCGAAACCGATCTTGCAACGGTGACGGAGCGTGCTTCGATCAGGAAGGGTCTCAAACAAGGTGTGGCGGAGTACCGGATGCTCACGAAAAGACAGGAGATCCTGAAGCTTGCGCGGGGTTACGGTAAACATATTGCAGTGACAATGAAAAAAGGTTAA
- the nuoH gene encoding NADH-quinone oxidoreductase subunit NuoH, with protein MEPIYSIIELVVKNLVVVMVLMGLVAYTTLLERKLLGRIQVRFGPNRVGPFGLLQPIADGIKSFFKEDIIPDEADKTLYVIAPGICLFTALSMFAVIPFGDTVTILGRNIKMVVADIDMGVLYVLALATLGEYGVVLGGWASGSKYGVLGSLRAAAQMISYETALGLAVIGTIILAGSLRLSDIVAAQQVSGWFILKYPFGFIFYIIAGLAEINRTPFDMPESESELACGFNIEYSSMKFATFMIAEYAHMFVVAGVATTLFLGGWSGPYLPGPIWFLIKVFILIFFFIWERGTFPRLRYDHIMKFGWKVLLPLTLLNVVVTALLVALGVIK; from the coding sequence ATGGAACCTATTTACTCCATAATCGAACTGGTGGTGAAGAACCTGGTGGTAGTGATGGTCCTTATGGGGCTGGTCGCCTATACCACATTACTTGAGAGAAAACTCCTCGGCCGGATTCAGGTGCGGTTCGGGCCGAACAGGGTAGGGCCCTTCGGGCTTCTCCAGCCTATAGCGGACGGAATTAAATCCTTTTTCAAGGAAGATATTATCCCCGACGAGGCGGATAAGACCCTTTACGTAATTGCCCCGGGGATTTGTCTCTTCACCGCCCTCTCCATGTTCGCGGTCATCCCCTTCGGCGACACCGTAACCATCCTCGGCAGGAATATAAAGATGGTAGTGGCGGACATCGATATGGGCGTTCTCTACGTCCTTGCCCTGGCGACACTTGGAGAATACGGGGTAGTACTCGGAGGCTGGGCATCGGGTAGTAAATACGGCGTTCTCGGATCGCTTCGGGCGGCCGCTCAGATGATAAGCTATGAGACAGCCCTCGGTCTGGCCGTAATAGGAACCATCATTCTTGCCGGTTCCTTGAGGCTCTCCGATATCGTCGCGGCCCAGCAGGTATCGGGCTGGTTTATTCTCAAATACCCCTTCGGCTTCATCTTCTACATCATCGCGGGGCTTGCCGAGATAAACAGAACGCCCTTCGACATGCCCGAATCTGAAAGCGAACTGGCCTGTGGGTTCAACATAGAATATAGCAGCATGAAATTTGCCACCTTCATGATCGCAGAATACGCTCACATGTTCGTCGTCGCGGGAGTGGCGACTACCCTGTTCCTCGGCGGGTGGTCAGGGCCATATTTACCGGGACCCATCTGGTTCCTTATTAAAGTTTTTATCTTGATCTTCTTCTTTATCTGGGAGAGAGGGACATTCCCGCGCCTGAGGTACGACCACATCATGAAGTTCGGATGGAAGGTGCTTTTGCCCCTTACCCTTCTCAATGTAGTTGTCACCGCCCTCCTCGTGGCATTGGGAGTAATTAAATGA
- a CDS encoding NADH-quinone oxidoreductase subunit J produces MIAVGFKWFIFSAMAIIAVGSSLMMVTRRNPIHSALWLIVAFCSLAGIYVLLNATFMALAQVMVYAGAIMMLVLFVIMLIHLESDLVEKAKRSFPKAIGAIITILLFVQVAAGIAAFQNVGKKGAITPEVMAAAGNAQVVGSMLYGKYAFAFEVASVLLLVGIVGAVVLAKRVRN; encoded by the coding sequence ATGATTGCGGTGGGGTTCAAATGGTTCATCTTTTCTGCGATGGCGATTATTGCCGTGGGCTCCTCTCTTATGATGGTAACCAGAAGAAACCCCATCCACAGCGCACTGTGGCTCATCGTGGCCTTTTGTTCCCTGGCAGGGATCTACGTGCTTCTCAACGCGACTTTTATGGCCCTTGCCCAGGTGATGGTGTACGCAGGGGCTATCATGATGCTGGTCCTCTTCGTGATCATGCTCATTCATCTCGAATCGGACCTGGTGGAGAAGGCAAAGCGCTCGTTTCCGAAGGCAATAGGAGCGATTATCACTATCCTCCTTTTCGTCCAGGTAGCTGCGGGGATTGCTGCCTTCCAGAACGTGGGGAAGAAGGGCGCCATAACCCCTGAGGTCATGGCTGCGGCAGGAAACGCCCAGGTGGTAGGATCGATGCTGTATGGGAAATACGCCTTCGCCTTTGAAGTGGCATCCGTGCTACTTCTCGTGGGCATCGTGGGGGCGGTGGTGTTGGCAAAAAGAGTCAGGAATTAG
- the nuoD gene encoding NADH dehydrogenase (quinone) subunit D: MTESKYMTINMGPQHPATHGVLQFILELDGETVVKSTPRIGYLHRGMEKLMEAKTYWQAQPLTDRLDYTSGMSNNLAYCLAVEKLLGIEIPKRAQYIRVMLCEMQRIAAHILWLSTHALDIGAMTLFFYGFRERENCLKVLESVSGARLMPDYIRFGGLREDLPDGFMEAAKTFIEDFPRRIDEYETLLTQNIIWRKRTQNVGFLSAEDAISYGVTGPVLRASGVNYDVRKAYPYSSYDEFDFEIPLGTKGDVYERYLVRLQEMRQSVRIVMQALEKLPSGPINAAAPEFVPPAKELVQKDMAALIRHFKLMADGIKPPKGEAYASIESSKGELGFYIISDGTSKPYRVRIRPPSFLNVASIPKMIDGQLVADVVAAIGSVDVVLGEIDK; the protein is encoded by the coding sequence ATGACAGAATCAAAATATATGACCATCAATATGGGGCCGCAGCATCCCGCGACCCATGGCGTCCTCCAGTTCATCCTTGAGCTGGACGGCGAGACAGTGGTGAAAAGCACGCCCCGCATCGGGTACCTCCACCGTGGCATGGAAAAGCTCATGGAGGCCAAGACATACTGGCAGGCGCAGCCCCTTACCGACAGACTCGATTATACAAGCGGCATGTCGAATAACCTTGCCTATTGCCTCGCCGTGGAAAAACTCCTGGGTATCGAGATACCCAAACGGGCGCAGTACATCAGGGTAATGTTGTGCGAGATGCAGCGTATCGCCGCCCATATACTCTGGCTGTCCACCCATGCCCTTGATATAGGGGCCATGACGCTTTTCTTCTACGGGTTCCGTGAAAGAGAGAACTGTCTCAAGGTGCTGGAATCGGTTTCCGGCGCAAGACTTATGCCCGACTATATCCGCTTCGGCGGGCTCAGGGAAGACCTTCCCGACGGCTTCATGGAGGCGGCGAAGACCTTCATAGAGGATTTCCCGCGTAGAATAGATGAATATGAGACACTCCTCACCCAGAACATCATCTGGAGAAAACGTACTCAGAACGTAGGCTTCCTTTCCGCGGAAGACGCTATAAGCTACGGGGTTACAGGTCCCGTGCTCAGGGCTTCGGGCGTAAATTACGACGTGCGGAAGGCATACCCCTATTCGAGTTACGATGAATTCGATTTCGAGATACCTCTGGGCACCAAAGGCGACGTGTACGAACGATACCTCGTGAGATTGCAGGAGATGAGACAGTCCGTGAGGATCGTGATGCAGGCTTTGGAGAAGCTGCCGTCGGGACCCATCAATGCTGCGGCCCCCGAATTCGTGCCGCCCGCGAAGGAATTGGTTCAGAAGGATATGGCAGCCCTTATCCGCCACTTCAAGCTCATGGCGGACGGCATCAAGCCCCCGAAAGGGGAGGCATATGCCTCGATAGAATCATCAAAAGGTGAGCTCGGCTTCTATATTATCAGCGATGGCACGAGCAAGCCTTACAGAGTCAGGATCCGGCCGCCGTCATTCCTCAACGTCGCTTCCATTCCAAAGATGATTGACGGCCAGTTAGTGGCGGACGTAGTAGCCGCCATCGGAAGCGTTGATGTGGTGCTCGGCGAAATAGACAAATAA
- the nuoK gene encoding NADH-quinone oxidoreductase subunit NuoK: protein MMLPDIPQNLYYILGAVLFTIGAVGVITRRNAIIVFMCVELMLNAVNLTFIASGNFLNSLDGVMFVFFIMAVAAGEAAVGLAIFVLIFRLKGTINIDDIHLLKG, encoded by the coding sequence ATGATGTTACCCGATATCCCGCAGAATTTGTATTATATCCTGGGTGCAGTGCTCTTTACCATAGGCGCCGTGGGCGTTATTACCAGGCGGAACGCGATAATCGTCTTCATGTGTGTCGAGCTGATGCTGAACGCGGTGAACCTTACCTTTATCGCCTCCGGCAACTTCCTCAATTCCCTTGACGGGGTTATGTTCGTCTTTTTCATAATGGCGGTGGCAGCAGGCGAGGCAGCGGTCGGGCTCGCCATATTCGTGCTCATTTTCAGGCTAAAAGGCACGATCAACATTGACGATATCCATTTGCTTAAAGGCTGA
- the nuoI gene encoding NADH-quinone oxidoreductase subunit NuoI, producing the protein MIIIPLLKGLALTVSRLFTKPITIQYPEKKYKVPARWRGIHFFRKNDAGETTCVACGLCVNVCPNACITLEIGERADGTRYPLKYEIDAWRCIYCGFCQDACPVNAIRLGENYEQAYYRKEDLCLDTKKLLSMNEEKA; encoded by the coding sequence ATGATAATAATTCCGCTCTTGAAAGGGCTTGCCCTTACGGTGAGCAGGCTTTTCACGAAGCCGATCACCATTCAATACCCTGAAAAGAAATACAAAGTTCCGGCCAGATGGAGGGGTATTCATTTTTTCAGGAAGAATGACGCGGGTGAGACGACATGCGTCGCCTGCGGTCTGTGCGTCAATGTCTGCCCTAATGCCTGCATCACCCTCGAGATCGGGGAACGGGCGGACGGAACACGGTATCCTCTTAAGTATGAGATCGATGCGTGGCGGTGCATCTACTGCGGATTCTGTCAGGACGCCTGCCCGGTCAATGCCATAAGGCTGGGGGAGAACTACGAGCAGGCTTATTACCGGAAAGAGGATTTATGCCTCGATACGAAAAAGCTTCTTTCCATGAATGAGGAGAAGGCATGA